Below is a window of Rhodamnia argentea isolate NSW1041297 chromosome 11, ASM2092103v1, whole genome shotgun sequence DNA.
TTTCTCAATGGCCGCATTATTGGAGGATTTGGGCATTGGGATCTCCAATTTCAATGCCGCCACCACACAAGACAAAAAACCAAATCATCGGAGCGGTCCCACAACTTCAACTTTGTTCGGACATAGCAGTGCTGACAAATTCAAGTTTCGGGTGATGTTGGAGTGGATCTCCTTGGACAAGAGAGAGGAAGGGGTAAAGAGAGGGAGGTACCCGAGTGTTTGTATAGCAATGGAAGGAATACATCTACAGGATTACAACAACATGGTCGTCTTCCATTATGCGCCGGCTGACTGTATACACCTCACTTTTGCCGAGTCCAAGAAGGGAGGATGAATACAGTTGATACACAACAGTTGGAAAAGCAGAAAATTTGCAAATCGTTTTCAAGTCTGAAGATGGGAGGAAAACTTTGGAGGGGCTGCGGACGAAACCTGCAATTTTTTAGAAGGGAATTCATGCAAGCCACAGTTTAGAAAGGTCGCGCTGCATCAGGATATGGGAGGGTTCGCTCTGCAAAAAGCGCTCCTCATACTTAAAAATGCCTCCGATACCTGGTCacatgaagaaaatgaaaatggtttCAGGGAACGTTAATGTACCTTCGTAATATTGAATATAACACAATTACTACCTAACCCAATCATCTTCCCGTCAAAGAAAGAGCTTCGATTATCATATCGAGCCAGATGCTTAAGATTGGCACAATGAATAACTGGGTAGTTCATCAATACGTTCCTTCTGTTTTTCAGTTGGTGATGTTTTAGATTAGCACTCAgacatcaaataagttcattcCCTTAGTCTGGTAAGAGGGGAGACATGCCCATCAGCAATAAGagtctcgaaaaaaaaaaagtcagctTCCTCTAAACCTGATCTCGAAAAGTTCTACCAAGCTGAAACCAAACCATGGGCCTCACCCTTCTTGGGACACAAGTCTCAATCGCTATTCCAAACCGACTTGCCCCTCAAGATTTGATTGGATGGTCCATTGGTTTTTTTTACACCAAACTTAAAGCACCTCTCACAGCTGATGGGCAAGCTATTGATACCACTCCAAGAGGTTAAAGAAATATTACTTCCTCATGGCCTAAACCAATAGCTTATCAAGAGCAAAATCTAActgaaaacacaaaaagatgCTTAGTCATAGTCATCAAACCAAGTTGCTGATTCCCCAGCTCAATTGCACATGGTTCCTACAAGGCAGAAGAGGGAAAAATTTTCCAGCTAGATGAACAAAAGGGAAGTTGTAACCCAATATACTATGCAAAGTAAAATTCAACTAAAGCCTCACACAAAGATGCAAATGTTAGCATCTAACAACATGCTAATTCCCAAAGTCAACTACATATGATTCTAACATAGCAGAAGGGAACAAATTTCCGACTAGATATACAAGGGGAAAGTCATgactcatttggggaagaagacCATTTCTGTTTTGTAGCTTGAGTTACTAATCTCTTATATAAGACAATAACAAAAGATCTATCAAGTTGGTCAATGCTGCTGGAATTATCTCAATAATAGATAAAGAACATCTAGGGCGGTTTCAACAGAGTTGAAATGAGATACTACATACTAACCAATCATTTCATCCCTGTATGCTCGTCCAAAATCAGGTTTTCACAAAATCAGCTCCCCCACGCTTTCTTTTGTTAGACCTTGAAAAAAAGCATATCTGAGCCCAGCCTTTCTTCTGCTTCACAGGCTGTGGTTGGTTCCTTTTCTCAACAAGTTCCTCCATGTATTGAACAACAGCCTGAGGAGAACCAGTTTACATCAAATCGTGTCAAAATATAATCTTAAAGCATTCAAAATGCAGTAGCTGAAGAAGGAACGCAAATATACCTGTGCACCCTTTTCGGCAATATATCTTGGTGGAACTTCTAAGGGATTTTCTTCCACACGCAGGACACGCAACCGTGTCAACATCCTAAATGAGGCTGGAAGGACCCGTATTTGGTTATTGCTGATATCTAATTCTTCGAGCATTTCAAGGTTCCCTATAGACCTCGGTAGGGATCTCAGATCAGCAAAATTGTTGCCTACATTCAACTTGACGAGCGTGGTAGCAAAACATAAACTCTCAGGCACAGACTCAAGTTCATTAAAGCTTACATTAAGCTCCTTCAAATTTGATAGAGATGACATTGTAGTAGGCAACTGTCTGATATTATTATATCGCACTGACAACAGCTCCAAGGTACTAATCTTCCCTACTGCTTCAGGAAGGGCCTTCAGCCGGTTATAATCTGCAAGAAGCTCCCTAAGTGAAGAACAGTGGCCAATAGTATGTGGCAGCTCCTCAATGTCATTGGTCTCCACATTCAAGATCTTCAGGCTAGCAAGAGATCCTATCGACTCAGGAAGTACAGACAGTCTATTTGAGCTCAAGTTAAGTTCCTGAAGGCGCACCAGTCTACCGAAGGTGGCAGGCAGGGATGCCAGTTGGTTTGCACTCAGATCTAAACAGACTAAGTTGAGGAGATCACCAATGGATTCTGGGAGATCGGCAATTCTGTTAGCATGCAAATCCAACTTTGTTAAAGACAAGGGGCCTCCGATAGTTGCCGGTAGGGCTAGTAATCGATTTTCAGATAGATCTAAGCTGACCAAACTTGATAGCTTTCCAATTGAATCGGGTAGCCATTCTATTTGGTCCATCAACTTGTTCTGAAGATTGAGTTCTCGAGTCCCCTTCTTTGCAGAAGCTTCAATCAAACTGGCAAGCTTTATCAAGCTTAATTTCTCACCATCCTGACCTGTGCATGGACAAACACCAACATTAGCCGATTTCAAAATGATGTTATACACAAAGCTGCGGAAAAAGCTCCAAAGGAAAGGGAGTCTCTAACTCATCAGCATTGGACATGGCCATACATAGCACAACCTATACAAACTACAAAGTTGCATCTATCATCTTGCGGTCGTGGAAGAGAAAGAATTATCAAAGCCACAaggcaaaaagcaaagaaaagaaagacaaacgTACCTAAAGCACTTCCAGCCTTCAAAGTTGAATCCTGTATCTGCGGGGCCGATAAGCCACCAGGGCCAATACCAACACCATCGGCATAGAATGAGGACTTTGCCTTCTTCACATAACTATCATCTCTGGTGAACAGATCACCGCTCTTCGCGGGTTCCTTCTCCAGGTAATAGGAGCCTGCTGAAGTACCCGTGGAGACAGAAGCAGCACCGGCAACATCGACACTCGGTCCGCTGCTCGAAACCTTAGGAGCAGAACCATTCGAGTAGCTCCTCTCGTAAGAATGCGACCTGGACGAAAGGCACTCAGAAGCTCTCTGGATGTACTCGTCGAACAGAGCGTGGACATTCTCAAGGTCGAGCAATCTCAAGGCCTCCCTCTTCTGCTCTTTGCCCAGGTAATAAACCAGATTCTTCTGCATCTCCTGCAAAATCATGAACAACTCCTCGGGCACGTCGAGGCCTTTGGTTTGCTTCACGATCGCATCCAATCTAGCCTGGTCTTCTTTGTCCACATTGCGGATCAGCGCTTTGGCCACTTCCACCTCATCGATCGACGGCCTGGTCGGGAGCAATCTATGTGCTCTCATGATCTCCGCCACTACTCCATCTACTGATCCCAAGCTCAATGTCCCCATCTTCCCCCCACCCCACCCTCAAATCCCTCTGCAAAATTCAATTTCGCAACACCCGCAATTAGCAAAGGTCAAATCAATCTCCTTTCAAGCGGCGAACACGAAAATGAAACAGctgaaaaaaaaacccaaatccaCATCAAAATAGAGACGAAGAACAGCAAACCAAGTCACGAGCGCGGCCATACCGCTCTTTCTACGGCTTTCTAGAGCAAGTTCCCAAGCAAAGCAGCAGCCGCAATCCACCAACAGTCACTGAAAGACCTCTCGCAACGcgacattttccttctttttctttcctaaaCACGAGAGGATCGGAACATCGTTCTCGAAAACCGAAACACGGGCGAAACGCCCGCCCCGCACCACCAACCGCGAGAAAATCGGAAAGAGCGAAGAGCGATTTCGCTCCGGACCTCGGACCTCCGAATGCCGAATCGGAGCCCCCGGACAGTTTCACGCGGTTCGAAGCGCCGGCAGCGACGTTTGGGCCGAGAACCGGAGCCCCATCTCCCGCCGCCGAAGAAATCCAGCCGTTCCCATGCcgaatcctcctcctcctccttcgtcgCCTTCTTCTTGGATTTCTATATTTGtattatgagagagagagagagagagagagagagagagagaaactatgATCGATCTGTTGGTATATGATAGAATTATGCATTTCTTTATCGGAgcgaattcttttttttttaaataaatagataaaataggcgatgagaaagaaaaataaataaataatttccgGTGATGGAATAACGTGAAAATAATTATGACGCATCGGTTATCAACGACGATCTTCAGATCCCGGATATGCCCCCGGTCGTCCCCCTCTAATCACGGGACTGCCACTGGCCCACCTCCTGCCGCATTTTCGTTCCACGggtgctgaagaagaaaaaaataaaaatccaaaaaaattcaaaaagaggGTGAAAAATCGCGGCAGCCGTGCGACGTCGCATCACAATCACGTCGCATCATCATGCgtccaaagaaaggaaaaagtgcCACGTGTCGTCACACCGTATCGTAATTATGAAAaacctttttaagtttttttttttttaatttttccgcTCATCGatcgaataaaaagaaaaggttaaaaCTGATCGGGAAAAAATTGCACTTGATATAATTAGTGAATCATCTTTACAGTCAATCAAAACTTTATGGTCGGTTGTGAGAAATTTCGAATGCTTCTCCGATTCTCAAATAAAATCCGTTTTCgatattgaaaaagaaaaaaataacacaaaagATTCCTatgatgctttcttttttttaaaaagaatttttacGGCAGTAAAAAGAACGATAttgagatttttatttgttcatgcAATTAAAGTTACCGATTCTGTTACTAACTTATTATGTTACGCCGATAATGAAACTAAAAGATAGTTGCGCACTCGGGGAGTGCATGcaagaaaaattagtttgtcAAATTGTACGAAGACCTTAAACCGAACATGATATGCTGTACATGCTTGATATACAGACTTTGATATacatatgtataaaaaaaatatgctaaAACGCATACAACGGAAATATCTTATGCATATTTATTCCATTTAATGCGTTTCAAGAcactggattttttttttcgagccATGCTAATTAATAAAGCCGGCAAAGGAGCACAAAACATTTAAGATCTGTATTTAAAAATGGCTGATTCATTTGTAAGTCAAACACGATCAAGCGCAGCATCAATGCACTTAATATATTAGTACATATGTTTTAATATGTATTTTTCGGAAACGGTTGGCCCGAGTATAAATTCCTCAATGTCACCcatgtttttttcccctttttaggGTTAAGACTTGTAGTTTAGTTTGACTATATTTAATACACGTGTActcttcaaagaaaaaaaattgagctacTAAAggatgaatatatatatatatatatatatatatatatagacacacccGATTATTGATGCCGACCATCATATTCATGATGGTCGGCATCAATAATCGGGACAAAAACATGGGTTTCCAATTTAGAAATGTTTGTTGTccaaattttgataatattagCAGTCCATTTTAAATTATAGTTTCTGTAAAATTCGgtaataaattggaaaaatcacgCGAGCGAATAGCCCCGACAAATGAGAAAGATTCCTCCGGTGTGGATGAGGTGGAGGCGGAATCAATTAACGAGTAATCAATTGCTACCCTTATTAAATACACACATCAAGCGCATATTATTAGGTACTTGCAAACAGAGTCTTCATCTTTATACCGACCTAACAATATATCATAGTTGGCTCGAACAACGAGAAAAAGACGAGATGGAGGGCCCACTAACACGGAAAACCTCTGATTAAGATCGCAAATCGGACAAGAAAGATAtaaggaaaatgacacaaatgattcatgaattttgcctcaatatataatgtgatccatgaacttataatttgatcaatatggtccatgaactttaacctaatatataatatgatccatgaacttttaatttgttcaatgcaatcACCgaactttttaaaatatatttaaccTAGTCCCTAAACTATGAGAAAATgtgatctctctctcctgcGCGTGTTTTAGCTCGACCCTCGACTCGAGGTGGTCAAACTTGATTGAGATCTCAAAGCCGAGCTAGACGACAAGTTGGGAGCAACGAGGTGGGGAGGTTTCGTTCTTGTTATCGAGCACTCAGACATGCTCATGTCGATGCTCTTTGGACGTAATCGGAGATCGGCACGCGCTACCACCGCGACCATCACGTGCGGCGGCGATGGCAAAGGATGAAGACACCCTAAGAAGAGCAGAGGATAGAGATATTATGTTTGAAGCAGCCCCAACCTCCCTCCTTTTTTGTACATGGATTATGGGCGATGAAAGTGGCAAGGgtaattttggaaagaaaatggcAATACGGTGACTCGCAGATGTAACTAGAAGCtgtgaaattaaaaattcacgaTGCGAATTGTCTATTTTGAAACTGGATGATAAAAATCGACATGGCTATCAAATTTAGGgatggtttgtttttttttactttattttcccTATGATTGAAACCTAAAACTTTGTTAGTTTCAAATATTTCCACGCACCCTTCTCGTTGCCATATCAACATCCTACCTTTAGTCCCCTATGCTCTTGATCACGATTTTCAAGTTTAATCACATCTTCACGGTCTTGCATCATTGCAGTGAAAACATATCAAGAATCGAGTCGTCCCTAATTAATAGCCTTTCTTATCCGTaaagtcctaaaaaaaaaaaacaaacgtcGAATCTGAAAAAGCTCTTGTACATTCTATTTCGCTTTTAATTGTGTAAATTTAATTAAGTATCGCTAGATTTTTATTATTGTAGTGAATATGGGTAAGTGAATCGAGTAAATTCCGTCCAATATATATCAGCATGACTCCCACAATTAACATAAGAAACATCGTGATTCGAACATGGGATTCGCCGCATTCAAATGTCCGAGCTTAGATTTTGTGTCTTTGttaactgaaaataaaaaataaaaaaaaatagaggaggaGCGCCACTCTCATCCGACTTGGACAGGCAACGGGAATGGGGTGGGGTGGCGTCACTGGCATGGGCAGAGTAAATGCGACAGGTGTCGGGAGCTGGGACTGGCGGCTGGGGGACACGTGTCGGTTGTGGCGGCCCCTTCCAGTTTCGGCTCCTGCCAGCTGTCCCTGCTCCACCTCCTTCTTCCCGGCGGGGCCCACCCTTCGGCAAAGTGGGGGCCAGACTTGATACTGTGGAGACGCCCTCACGTGTTATGTTGCGACCTCGTGGCCTGTCCAACCGTTTCCGGGACGGCGACTCGACTCGGGGGTGGGTGcgtgggtgggtgggtgtggGGCCCTCGTGTTGGCCTTTTGCTCGATCCAAATCTtgggagatcaaatcgcgaccTCGTCTTTATGGCCTACGGCCTCTTTGTCGTGGGTTCGTAACTTCGAGGAcgttcacgtcggcgattttcgtgTAAAATATCGAATCACACCCGGCAACTCGGGAGTGCAGGACTTCAAAAAAACTTAATCGTAAATCCCTAacgtaagaaaaataaataaataaaagaaaataacagctgatatttatatataaacataataatttatcatgtatatacaTAATATGTCggaattatctttttttattgagaAATGATATATCGGCGTATATTGTTGTGTCGTTTCGCATGTCGTGTGCCATGACTATTTGGAAAAGCTCTCTCAACGAGGAAGTGGACTTTGTCAAAGACTTTGGAAATGAAAATCGAAGCGTGCATAAATTGAATTTTCCCTCCGAAAAGATGTGTTTCGCGAAAAC
It encodes the following:
- the LOC115736246 gene encoding plant intracellular Ras-group-related LRR protein 4-like, with protein sequence MGTLSLGSVDGVVAEIMRAHRLLPTRPSIDEVEVAKALIRNVDKEDQARLDAIVKQTKGLDVPEELFMILQEMQKNLVYYLGKEQKREALRLLDLENVHALFDEYIQRASECLSSRSHSYERSYSNGSAPKVSSSGPSVDVAGAASVSTGTSAGSYYLEKEPAKSGDLFTRDDSYVKKAKSSFYADGVGIGPGGLSAPQIQDSTLKAGSALGQDGEKLSLIKLASLIEASAKKGTRELNLQNKLMDQIEWLPDSIGKLSSLVSLDLSENRLLALPATIGGPLSLTKLDLHANRIADLPESIGDLLNLVCLDLSANQLASLPATFGRLVRLQELNLSSNRLSVLPESIGSLASLKILNVETNDIEELPHTIGHCSSLRELLADYNRLKALPEAVGKISTLELLSVRYNNIRQLPTTMSSLSNLKELNVSFNELESVPESLCFATTLVKLNVGNNFADLRSLPRSIGNLEMLEELDISNNQIRVLPASFRMLTRLRVLRVEENPLEVPPRYIAEKGAQAVVQYMEELVEKRNQPQPVKQKKGWAQICFFSRSNKRKRGGADFVKT